In one window of Chryseobacterium phocaeense DNA:
- a CDS encoding ATP-dependent helicase: MDYLKGLNESQYEAVTSLQGPLMVLAGAGSGKTRVLTMRIAHLIHNGVDPFNILALTFTNKAAREMKERIAKVVGDSNARSLWMGTFHSVFARILRIEGHYLGYPSNFTIYDQQDALNVIRKVIKDMNIDADLYKPKKVQARISTYKNNLITVKAYFNNPELMEADEKANMKFIGKIYQKYVEECFKNGAMDFDDLLLKTNELLTRFPEVLAKYQDRFRYIMVDEYQDTNHSQYLIVKALASKFENICVVGDDAQSIYSFRGANIYNILNFKKDYPDALTVSLEQNYRSTQNIVNAANVVIAKNLQQFKKNVFSDNEEGDKIKIYRSLSDADEANFVAGNIWELRNTDQRKYSDFAILYRTNSQTRAFEDALRRKNIPYKVYGGLSFYQRKEVKDLIAYLRLLVNENDSEALMRIINYPARGIGDTTQNKLIVFADAQNISVSKVLDNLPMYAPQLGLNNGVLNKLNDFWSMIKAFQVLLKTDTAYSVAMEVAKRSGLIKFLKDDQTPEGISRVENVQELMNSMQGFIEEQMQLEDGDPSLPNFLENIALSADTQDKNTDEDMVSLMTIHLSKGLEFPVVHLVGLEENLFPSFMSSATREDLEEERRLFYVALTRAEKKVFFSYAVSRFQWGKITDAEPSRFLSEIDEEYIEFLNPALEKRFINNAGIKSNIFDDHPSEQRSFKKVEKKTIERGESSKPAPEARKLKPVSTAKIINPSGASSQDIEVGDKVRHDRFGIGEVSFLDGTDPQNIKAKVIFVHEGEKNLILKYAKLTKI, from the coding sequence ATGGATTATCTGAAAGGACTCAATGAATCACAATATGAAGCCGTTACCTCACTACAGGGACCTCTGATGGTTCTGGCAGGTGCCGGTTCCGGAAAAACACGTGTGCTTACCATGCGTATTGCCCACCTGATCCACAACGGAGTGGATCCTTTCAATATCCTGGCATTAACCTTTACAAACAAAGCGGCGCGTGAAATGAAGGAACGTATCGCGAAAGTAGTGGGAGACAGCAATGCAAGAAGCTTATGGATGGGAACTTTTCACTCGGTTTTTGCAAGAATCCTGAGAATTGAAGGCCATTATCTTGGATATCCTTCCAATTTTACGATCTACGACCAGCAGGATGCCCTGAATGTCATCAGAAAAGTAATTAAGGATATGAATATTGATGCCGATCTTTATAAACCTAAAAAAGTTCAGGCCAGAATTTCTACCTACAAAAACAACCTGATCACGGTAAAAGCGTATTTTAACAATCCGGAGCTGATGGAGGCCGATGAAAAAGCGAATATGAAATTCATCGGGAAGATCTACCAGAAATATGTGGAGGAATGCTTCAAAAACGGCGCGATGGATTTTGATGATCTCCTGCTGAAAACCAACGAACTGCTGACCCGTTTTCCGGAAGTATTGGCCAAATACCAGGACAGGTTCAGATACATCATGGTGGATGAGTACCAGGATACGAACCATTCCCAGTACCTTATTGTAAAGGCACTCGCTTCAAAATTCGAGAATATATGCGTAGTAGGGGATGATGCCCAGTCCATTTATTCCTTCCGTGGTGCCAATATTTATAACATCCTGAACTTTAAAAAAGATTATCCTGATGCCCTAACTGTTTCCCTGGAACAGAATTACCGTTCCACACAGAATATCGTAAACGCTGCGAACGTTGTTATTGCAAAAAACCTGCAGCAGTTTAAAAAGAACGTATTCAGTGATAATGAAGAGGGAGATAAGATCAAAATATACCGTTCCCTTTCCGATGCGGATGAAGCGAATTTCGTAGCCGGAAATATCTGGGAACTCAGAAATACAGATCAGAGAAAATACAGCGATTTCGCAATTTTATACAGGACAAACTCGCAGACCAGGGCATTTGAAGATGCGCTGAGACGTAAAAATATCCCATACAAGGTCTACGGGGGACTTTCTTTCTATCAGAGAAAGGAGGTAAAAGACCTCATTGCTTATCTGCGTCTTTTGGTCAATGAAAATGATTCTGAAGCGCTGATGAGAATTATCAATTATCCGGCAAGAGGAATTGGCGATACCACACAGAACAAACTGATTGTTTTTGCAGATGCACAAAACATTTCTGTTTCAAAAGTACTGGATAACCTGCCGATGTATGCTCCTCAGTTAGGGCTGAACAATGGTGTTCTCAACAAACTGAATGACTTCTGGTCCATGATCAAAGCTTTTCAGGTGCTGCTGAAAACAGATACAGCGTACAGTGTGGCGATGGAAGTGGCCAAACGCAGCGGACTGATCAAATTCTTAAAGGACGACCAGACGCCGGAAGGGATTTCCCGTGTGGAAAACGTACAGGAATTAATGAACTCCATGCAGGGGTTCATCGAAGAGCAGATGCAGCTGGAAGACGGAGACCCGAGCCTTCCGAATTTCCTGGAGAATATTGCCCTTTCTGCAGATACCCAGGATAAGAATACGGATGAAGATATGGTTTCTCTGATGACCATTCACCTTTCTAAAGGGTTGGAATTTCCTGTAGTTCATCTTGTGGGGCTTGAAGAAAACCTGTTTCCGAGTTTTATGAGCTCTGCCACCAGAGAAGACCTGGAAGAAGAGAGACGTTTATTTTATGTGGCCCTTACAAGAGCGGAAAAGAAAGTGTTTTTCTCTTATGCGGTTTCCCGTTTCCAATGGGGGAAAATTACCGATGCTGAACCTTCAAGGTTCCTGAGCGAAATAGATGAGGAGTACATTGAATTCTTAAATCCTGCCCTGGAAAAAAGATTCATCAATAATGCGGGAATCAAATCCAATATTTTTGATGATCATCCTTCCGAGCAGCGCTCATTTAAAAAAGTGGAAAAGAAAACCATAGAAAGAGGAGAGAGCTCCAAACCGGCACCGGAGGCCAGAAAACTGAAACCGGTGAGTACTGCAAAAATTATCAATCCAAGCGGTGCTTCTTCTCAGGATATCGAAGTGGGAGATAAAGTAAGACATGACCGTTTCGGAATCGGGGAAGTTTCTTTCCTGGATGGAACGGATCCACAGAACATCAAAGCAAAAGTGATCTTCGTTCATGAAGGGGAGAAAAACCTGATCTTAAAATACGCCAAGCTTACAAAAATATAG